The genomic segment TATTTTTATTTTAGTTATTTCATTTGTTGTTATATTTTGTGCACAAACAACAGAATTAAATGAAAATATAGATAAGCCTATTATTGTTATATAAATAGAAATCTTCATATTATTTCTTCTTATTATGTATTGGTTTTTTAGCTTTAGCTGAAGAAGAAACTCCTGCTTCACCATTGATCTTTCTTGGTATCCAACCTTTAGGTATCTCTAACTTGTTTTGTCCGTCTGGAAACTTAAGCTCTGTCAAAACTAATAAACAATTTGTATAGGCAGATGAACGTAATTCAAATCCATTAATAGATTTTCCATATTGTGGTCGTTTTGGTGATGGTTTATATTTGCCAAAATTAACAACATTAGAAACCTTCCAAAAAGAAGGACTACGATAATATGCTTTACTTCCAACAGTTACCGTTTCTAATTGTTGTGGCTCATCTGCATATTGCGAAATACTGGTGCTTCTACTGACCCAATAAAAACCTGATGAATCTGTTGGAAAAGCTATTTATCATCTAGGAATTGAGCAGTATTGAGGACTTTGATTAATATCGGAGTGTAATCAAATCTTGTTGTTCCAAGTTGTTTTTTATTGGGGATATATTGAGAATTACCAAAGCCGCATAATTGTTTTGTTTTCTTATCGTTAAATAAACAAAAATTAGCTATTTTTGTATAGCTTCCGCCCATGACACCAAAGCTAATCATTGTATGCACCCAACCAAACGCATTTGGCGTATGGAGTTGATAAATTTGATCCGATTTAAGCTTAGTCCCTTCTATATAATCCTCTTGATCTTCTTTAGATAATTCCCATTGTTTCGTAATATCGTTAAACTTAATATTATCTTGGTTTAAATTAATTTTTGTTTTACACAACATTCCGAAACCAATTCCTCCATAAAAAATATCAGACCTATCATCGTTTATAAATTTTTTTTTAATTACTAAATATGATCTTATTATAGCTACCCAACTAGGGATATTAAAACTAATACTTCCACATTTTTTACTTTCTTTATACTCATTAGAAGCTATGAAATCGTTAGGTATAGACCAATCTAATATTTTAACTTCTTGTGCATGAGCTACAGATATCGTTATTAAAGCGATAAAAATTGCTATTATATATTTATTATTTCGGATCATTACCGTGTATATCCCTTTGTTTCCACCCTTTTGGTATTTCTAGCTTTTCTTTTCCATCTGGGAATTTAAGTTCAGTTAAAACCAACAAGCAATTAGTGTATCCACAACACCGTTCTGGAAAGCCATTAATAGACGTTCCATATTGGGTTCTGGATGAACTATAACTGCCATAATTGACAACATTAGCTACTTTCCAAAAAGAAGGACTACGATAATAGGCCTTTGTTCCAACTAAAACCGCCTCTAAATTCTGCTCTTCGTCTGCATATTTAGAAATATTTATGCTTCTACTCGCCCAGTAAAAACCTGATGAATCTGTAAGAAAGGCTATTTATCATCGAGGAATTGAGCAGTATTGAGGATTTTGATTAAGATTGGGGTGTAATCAAACTTTGTCGTTCCAAGTTGTTTTCTATTTGGGATATATTGAGAATTACCAAAACCGCATAATTGTTTTGTTTTCTTATTATTAAACAAACAAAAATTAGCTATTTTTGTATAGCTTCCACCCATAACATCAAAGCTAATCATTGTATGTACCCAACCAAAAGCATTTGGTGTATGGAGTTGATAGAGTTGATCAGATTTAAGCTTAGTCCCTTCTATATAATCCTCTTGATCTTCTTTAGATAATTCCCATTGTTTGGTCGTATCGTTAAATCGAATGTTATCTTTGGTTAAATTTACTTGTGTTGTACAATCTAGACTGAATGTAATACCCCCAGATAAAAAATCTGAATTATTATCATGAGGAATTTTTTTTGTAATAAATAATTGAAAACCTTTAAAATTAACTAACTCTAGAAATTTAAAGCTAATATTTCCACATTTTTTACTTTCTTTATAACGACTAGATTTTATAATTCCAGCATCATATTTTAAAATTATAGGATCTATAGACCAATCTAATATTTTAGTATTACTACTGTTTCTTTCCTGTCCATAAGCTACAGATATAGTAATTAAAGCAATAAATATTGCTATTATATTTTTACTATTTCGGATCATTGCCGTGTATATCCCTTTGTTTCCACCCTTTAGGTAATTCTAATTTTTGTTGCCCATCTGGAAATTTCAGTTCTGTTAAAACCAATAAACAATTTGTATAGCCACAACAACGCTCTGGAAAGCCATTAATACTGGTTCCGTATTGTGGACGCTTTGGTGATGGACTATAACTGCCAAAATTGACAACATTAGCAACCTTCCAAAAAGAGGGGCTACGATAATAGGCCTTTGTTCCAACTAAAACCGCCTCTAAATTCTGCTCTTCGTCTGCATATTTAGAAATACTTATACTTATACTTACCCAATAAAAACCTGATGAATCTGTTGGAAAAGCTATTTATCATCGAGGAATTGAGCAGTATTGAGGATTTTGATTAATATCGGAGTGTAATCAAATCTTGTTGTTCCAAGTTGTTTTTTATTAGGGATATATTGAGGATTACCAGATCCACATAATTGTTTTGTTTTCTTATCATTAAATAGACAAAAATGAGCAAATTTCGTATAGCTTCCGCCCATAACATCAAAACTAATTATTGTATGTACCCAACCAAATGCATTTGGTGTATGGAGTTGATAGAGTTGATCTGATTTCAGCTTAGTCCCTTCTATATAATCCTCTTGATCTTCTTTGGATAACTCCCATTGTTTTGTAACATCGTTAAATCGAATGTTATCTGTGTTTAAGTTCACTTGTGTTTTACAATCAATATCAATTTTAATTCCATCAGATAAAAAATCTACTCGATCATCATGAGGGAGCTTTTGGGTAAGAATTAAATTGAAATTTCTAAAATTAATTAACCGAGCAAATCCAAAACTAATATTTCCACATTTCTTACTTTCTTTATAATAACTGGATTTTATAATCCCATGATCATATTTCAAAGTTATAGGATCTATAGACCAATCTAGTATTTTAGTTTTTGTAACATCATTAGTTGTTATATTTTGTGCATGAGCTATAGATATCGTTATTAGAGCAATAAGGATTACTATGCTATATTTATTATTTCGGATCATTGCCGTGTATATCCCTTTGTTTCCACCCTTTTGGTATTTCTAGCTTTTCTTTCCCATCTGGGAATTTAAGTTCAGTTAAAACCATTAAACAATTTGTATATCCACAACAACGCTCTGGAAAACCATTAATAGACGTTCCGTATTGGGTTCTGGATGAACTATAACTTCCGTAGTTCACTACATTCGCTACTTTCCAAAAAGAAGGACTACGATAATAAGATTTTGTTCCAACGGTTACCGCTTCTAATTGTTGTGGCTCATCCGCATATTTAGAAATACTGGTGCTTCTACTGACCCAATAAAAACCTGATGAGTCTGTTGGAAATTTTGTTTTTCTACTAGAAATATCTTCTCTAATTCTATGATATTCTGCTAAATTTGGATAATTTGCATCTTGCATGACTTTCATTTTTTCTTTGCGAACATCATTCCCTTTCATATGATTGATTTTACCATATGCAGTTTGGTAGGATTTAAAATCATTCGAGATGGTTTTACCCAAGAATTTCCAGTAAGTCGCATAGTTTTCTGGATGGGTTAATTGCAAAATGCCTCGCCCCCCCCAAGGTTGATACCAATAATGACTTTTTTCTTGTAAAGTAGTCATCCATATTGTTTCTTCAAAAGCATTCCCTAAAAAACCAGCCATTCTTAACGGGGTATTAATACAATATTTACGAAACATCTTATTAAGATTGACCCTTAATGCTTCCAATAAATTGGTAGAAGCTCCTCTTATGCTCTTTGAATACCAATGAGAATTCTGTTCAACATAAGGCAAAAATGTCTGCTTTAACTCCCCATCACTGAGCCACATACATTTTCTAAAATGCTTGATGAACTCAATAGGTGGGAAATGCCAGTGGTTTTTATCGAGGGTCAGGCCTGCTTTTTCCCAAAAAGCAAGGGCTTCGGCGTGTTTTTTAAAGTCTTGAAACTGTTCTTCGTTATAATCCGCATCAACATTACGATCAGCAGTCGGCTATTTATCGTCAAGGAATTTCGTGGTTTGTAATATTTTATAAATGGTCCCGGTATAATTGCCAATATTCTTATCAATATCTTTTTTGTGAGGAATATATTGTACGTTACCAGCACCACATAATTGCTTGGTATGAGCATTATTGGTAATACAAAAGCCTATACTTCTTATATAGTCATCACCATTACTACCTTTTGTGCCCATTATACTCTCTGGCTCATCTTCTATTAACCATCCAATTCCATTTTTGGCCTTAATTTGATAAATTCCTTCAGAACTTCCATCATTTTTCCACACCCATTGTTGTTTTTGGGGATTATAGATAAAATTACTGCTATCTTTAGGATTCATTTGAACATTTTTTGTTGTGCAATTTAAAGATATTTGTATTCCCTCACCAAACCATTTATCAGTCGGAGTCTGATGATGCTTAGTATTTGTTTTAATTATTAAATAACCAAGATTAAAATAACTATTATTCGGTAAATTCATTTCAATATTACCGCATTTTTTACTATTTTTAAAAGCTGTTGTTGGTACTTCATAAGGAATTCTATAAGACCAATCTAATATTTTAGTCGTTACCTGTTGTTCTTTTGCTTGAACTGAATGAATAGAACCAAAAACCAGATAACCTACTAAAAGTATATTTTTAATATTCACTTTGACTTTCCATGTTTTTGTGATGCAAAGATATTTTTATCGTATCTTAAGGCTGCTCATTAATCTTGCGCGTTTTATATCCCTCTGGAAATTCTAATGTCTTATTTCCTTTTGCATCAGGAAATTTCATTTCGGTTAATACTGCCAATGCATTTCCATAGACTGCACATCGACTATCAAAGCCATTAATCCCATGATAATTGGTTCTGGATATTGCCCCGGGCAAATTGACCCCAGCAGCATTGCGCCAAAATGCCATACTGCGATAATATACATGCCCTCCTGTAATCACAACTCTCTCTAAATTATGTTGTTCATCGGCATACTTATTGGGAACTACATTGTGAAGATCCTGATATACCCAATAAAAACCTGATGAATCTGTTGGAAAAGCTATTTATCATCAAGGAATTGAGCGGTATTGAGGATTTTGATTAATATCGGAGTGTAATCAAACCTTGTGGTTCCAAGTTGTTTTCTATTTGGGATATATTGAGGATTGCCAGAACCACATAACTGTTTGTTTTTTTGATTATTAAATAAACAAAACTTTGCTATTTTTGTATAACTTCCGCCTATGACATCAAAGCTAATCATTGTATGCACCCAACCAAAAGCGTTTGGTGTATGAAGTTGATAAATTTGATCTGATTTAAGCTTTGTTCCCCCTATATAATCCTCTTGATCTTCTTTGGATAATTCCCATAGTTTGGTCGTATCGTTAAATTTAATATTATCTGTGTTTAAATTAACTTGTATTTTACAAGTTATACTAAATGAAATGCCTCCAGATAAGAAGTCTACTCGATCATCATGAGGAAGTTTTTTTTTAATATTTATTTGAGCTTCTTTAATATCGACCCAATTTGGAATATCCAAACTAATATTTCCACATTTTTTACTTTTTTTATACGAAGAGCTCGCTCTAGCATCAGGAGGAATATACCAATCCCAAATTTTCGTTTTAAGTATATCTTTATCTGTTCTTTCCTGTCCATGCGCTACAGGTAATGTGATTAAAGCAATAAAAATTGCTATTATATATTTATTATTTCGGATCATTACCGTGTATATCCCTTTGTTTCCACCCTTTTGGTATTTCTAGCTTTTCTTTTCCATCTGGGAATTTAAGTTCAGTTAAAACCAACAAGCAATTAGTGTATCCACAACACCGTTCTGGAAAGCCATTAATAGACGTTCCATATTGGGTTCTGGATGAACTATAACTGCCATAATTGACAACATTAGCTACTTTCCAAAAAGAAGGACTACGATAATAGGCCTTTGTTCCAACTAAAACTGCCTCTAATTGTTGTGGCTCATCCGCATATTTAGAAATACTGGTGCTTCTACTTACCCAATAAAAACCAGATGAGTCTGTAGGGTCTTCTAGTTCTTTATTAGAAATTCTTTTTCTTAAAGTATGATATTCAGCCAAATTTGGATAATTTGCATCTTGCATGACTTTCATTTTTTCTTTTCGAACATCATTTCCTTTCATATGCGCAATCTTACCATATGCGGTTTGATAAGACTTAAAATCATTTGAAATGGTTTTACCCAGAAATTTCCAGTATGTTGCATAATTCTCTGGATGAGTCAGTTGCAAAATACCCCGTCCTCCCCATGGTTGATACCAGTAACTACTTTTTTCTTCTAACGTTGTCATCCATATTGTTTCTTCAAAAGCATTCGCCAAAAAACCAGCCATTCTTAAAGGCGTGTTAATGCAATATTTTCGAAAAGACTTATTCAAATTAACTCTTAAAGACCCCAACAAATCTGAAGCCCTCTTTATTCCCGTAGGATACCATTTCGATTTTTGCTCAACATAAGGAACAAATGTCTGTTTGAACTCACCCTCACTAAGCCACGCACATTTTCTAAAATGCTTAATGAACTCGACGGGTGGGAAATGCCAGTGGTTTTTATCGAGGGTCAGGCCTGCTTTTTCCCAAAAAGCAAGGGCTTCGGCGTGTTTTTTAAAGTCTTGAAACTGTTCTTCGTTATTGTCAAAGATTTCTTTCTTTACCCAGTCATAGCGAGTATCAAAGTCGCTGGTTTGCCATTCTGTGGGGAACTTACAAAAGAGCTTGCCCATCTTTGTATCTAGTTCAGCATCCAGCAACTCGGATTTTTCTTTATACGTCTTTTCGTTATAATCCGTATCAACATTACGATTAGCGGTCGGGGTTAAGAATAATAATTGCGCACTAATCGACTTTTTTTGCCAATTCTCTTGGATCATCTTGTTGATAATGGCTGAATCAGAACGCCCATCTGTGGGCTTAGTATCATCATTGACCACCCCCCAGCCTTTCCAATAAGGGAAGTCCGCATCGCTGTATTTCTTGATGTTTTTATTGTTTAAATCAATCCAAAACACACCTTGAGGGGTTTGAATTCTCCTAAAATGCGTAATGCTTTCAGTCGCTGCAAAATCCTCATCCCCGATCACACGACCAAAACGCAATAATTCAAACCCAGCTGTGGGTTTAGAAGGGTAAAGCTTTAACGAGGCTTGATATAGATTATACTCATGCACTGCATCTTTATAACGACTATCCCCTTGTGTAACCACAGGATCGCCAATTTGCTTGCCATCCTCATCATAGCTTGTAAACGTGCATTTCCCCTTATCAAACGCCATTTCTACATACATATGTTGACCGACTGTTATTGGCGTAGGACGAGATATAAGTGCTTCTTCAGGCTCGGTCTGAGTTATATCAACCGTCTTTTGCTCAGAAAAAGGCGTATAATTACGTTGCGTTAAATCAACCGTTGTTTGCCGAACAATGCTTGGACTCAAAATATCTGGTTTGTCAAAAAGAGGAATAAACTTAGGCACAAAGAAATACATACTACCAAAACAAGCATCGGTTCGGCCATTTTGTGCTCTAAACTTTTCTTCACATTGATATTGATTAGTATAATAACTGGGCGCACTAAACGCTAAGTCCCCAAGAAATTTCTTAGTATTGGCTTCATCGGCAACAATCTCAAAATGAATTAGCCCTTCATTTCCATAAATCTGTCCAGCTTGCCCTAATTTACCTTTGCGATGTATTTCAGAGCCTGTAGTTACCGTTGCTTCAATAGATTTCAAGTGCATGTAAATCGAGTAAAACGTAACGGCTAAGTCTTCTCCTATCTCTGTATCATGTTGGATAACCACACATCCATCATCACACCATCCTCCTTTACCCATATTATTTAAAGGATGAGGATCCTTAACCTCTGGCGTGGGTTGACGGACATATAAAACCTTACCATCTGCAATCGCTCTGACAGGAACCCTGTTAATTAATCTTACACTTTTCTCATCACTTTCTGGAGCTTGCAGATGCACCCCACCATGCCACCTTAAATGGCTGCTAACAGGGAACTTACCTCTATCGATCCGTCCCATTAATCCATCAACAAAATCATCAATAGATTGGCTTTGATTAACATCACCATCAGGTAAAAAAGGAGGACTTATAATCATTACATATGACTTTCTTATTCTGAAAAGTTAAAATCACCCATTTTCTTAGGCTGAGGCATAGGAGGGGGATCGATCGGCATTGACCCGGGGGTTTTTTTAATAACAACCGCTGTTTTATGGATGATATGATCTGGGGCGTTCATAATCACTTGATCTGGGGTAATTTTGATAAAACACTTCTCTCCACAAACCAAATTAATCTCTTTCGGAGAAAAGGTCTGTATTTTCCCGTCATGAGAAGTCAGCGTAATATCCATTTTGGCATCGAGGTTCATCTGATTATCTTGAGCCTGTAGCTCGACTTTGCCATATCCTGCGACGGCTCTGAGGTCTTTATTGTGGGCAAAGAGGGATATCTCGTTCGATGCTGCCATTGTGACGTTGTTTTTAGCGTTGAGGCTAACATCTTTGCCTGCTGTGGTGATGACGTTGCGCCCTGCGTTGTGTTGGATACTGGAGGGCGTGGTCTGAGCAATGCCTGCGGGGGCGGAGATGAGGACACTTGCTTGTTGGAGCATTGAGATCGCTCCTTCAATCAAGCTCATGAGGTTTGAAGTATCTAACCCTGTCGCCTTTGACGCATCCGCTGCATCTTTAAGCTGCTTGGCTTGATTAAGCGCACTACTGAGCTGTCCAGTTGCTTCGATCATATCCAGCTGACTAGAACTCGCCTTTTGTCGTCCATCTGCACTGATAAAGATCCCGTTATTGGCTCTAATCGCGCCCCATTTGTCGGTTCTCAGCTCAAAACCTTCCCCTCGTTGTTGACGAGAACTATCAACCAGATGCCCCATATTGAGCTGGGTCTTGCCTCCATATTCTGTGGAGAGCTTGATATGTTCCTTACCCCGTTCATCCTCCATTCTAAGCTTATTGTTAGATGGCGTTCTTAGAACGTTTCTTTTATAGTTCTGAATGGTAACATGATCGCCGTTCGCTGAATCATGCAGGGCATAAGCAATATAGGGTCTATCAGGGTCGCCATCTTCAAAGGCAATAGCCACTTCTGTTCCATCTAAGAGTGGCCAGTGAAAGCCATAGGTTCCCCCACTATAGGGCTTGGCTAATCTAACCCACAGGCTTTCTTTGCCCTTGTCCCATGTGTCTAAGTCAAAGTCGAATTGAACCTTATAGCGTCCCATCTCGTCAATATGACTGTAAGTATCAAACTTCTCTGTGCTGCTTACCCTGGCTGGAATGGTTCCTGCAATATGGGGTCTGGTCAGAAGTTTAGGTCTAAACCCTATTTGATCACGATAAGGAATGGCTTCAAAGGACATCTCATATTTGCCATTCCTTGAGCCTGAATTAGTCGTAGAGACAATGAGGAACCCATCTTTTAACGCAGGGTCTGTTGACCCTCCTTCAAGATCTAAAACCTTCCCAGGATAAAGGGAGGGATCATTGGTAAAGCCTGTAATTCTGATCTTATTATTTTTATACCGTTCATTATGCAGCCTGGCATGAAAAGACCCCGTTTCTATTTCGGGGTCTATGTCTGTGCCGCGTTCTAAATACCGATCCCCATAATGATAGGGAACTCCGTAAGTGGTATTATCGGGCTGCCAACTATCCGTCTCGCTGTTCTGTGTCGCATTGGCGGTTCTATAGTTATAATCCTTAACCTTTGCCCCTGCTTGCACCACTTGATGATGAACTTCTAAGCCCCAAACAGAAAGAATGCCTTTATCATTCATGCCAGATCCTGCTGGAGATCTTACAGGAAGACTATTGCCAAACACATATTTGCTTTGATCGTCGGAGAATACGATTACATCAAGATCAAGCCTGCTATCCATATCAAAGCGATACCAAATGCCATCCCACGCAAGCTTACGCGCGATAAAGTCATAATCGGTTTCTTTATATTGCATATCCTGCTCATGAGCAGGGTAAGTATGGGTAAGATCAAAATGGAAATCCTGACCTTCAAACCCATGACGATCCCTAAGCACTTTTTCAACAATTTGAGGAATAGATTGATTTTGAAAGATGGAGGTATATTGGGTTTTGCGTAACAAAGCCAAACGGGGCTCTAAGGTGACTTGATAGAAGGTCTGGTCTTTGGAACTGCCAAGTTTCGAAAACCCTGTAATAACACCATAGACCCGCCTTTGAGGCTCTAAATCAGAAGGGGATTGAAAGAAAAACTTAGCAGGGCAGTTTAAGACATCTTGAGGAGTGATGGTCGGATCGATAGAGGTAAAACGGATTTGATAAGAAAAAGGCTCACTGAGTTTTTCAACCCCATGAAAGTCCTGAATATCAATATCAGAATGACAGCCTGTAATAGAGAGATGATAGCGGTTATGGCCAGCACCAGAGACACCGAACCCTTTTCCAGTAAGAAGAGCCTTCGTTGCATCATCCACAACGTCAAACATACCCATACCATCACCCCAATAATTTATTAATAAACCAATATTATTATTACTATTTAATAAAATAATGGCGTTTCAATAAACGAGGCAAGTCACAAATTAGAAAAAGAGCAATATTATTCTGTTTTAACTATAAGAATTAAGGCGATTTCCTCGCGCGCGCATATTGGCCAAGAAACTCATTTTGATTTCTTGATTTCTTTTGATTTATTTCAGACTGCAACCTATCGTAAATCAAAGTGCAACTGGTTGCAGTTTGGTTGCACCCTTTATATTTTTAAATATTGGCTGTTTTCTGCCGTTTATACGTTGTTTATAGGGTGGACCCCCTGCAACCAAACTGCAACGGGGGTTGCACCCTGTTTTGATAAGGAAACTCTAGGGCTATATTGAGTTTATGGGGGTGCAACTGCAACCAAAAATATTATATGTAGCTAGGGCTTATTTGGGGTGCGAATATACCTGCGATGCAAAAGCCGTAGGAAGGACCCAAAGATACCCCCCCTCCCTATGATGTGGCTTTCGTCAAATCTTTTGGCTGTATCATAATCTTGCGCGAAGCAGGGGCTTGCTCTTGCCCCGCGCACGTACGCGCGTAATGGTGTAAAAACTCTAACTCACCCCTTACAGTAATTGGCCCAGTCATTCATCAAGATGCGCCGTTTATCCAGCATATCACCGCGTCTATAAGCAGCTTCAACCTTTGACTTGATTGTATGGCCAAGAGACATTTCAAGGATTTCTGGCGATGTCTGCGTAACTTCACTGCCCCAATCTCTAAAAGATGACCTGAACCCATGCAATGTCATGGCCTTGTCTTGTGCTGCATCCTTAACGGCCGTTAGGACTGCTTTGTCATAGATGGGCTTTTTGTTATATTGAAAAACATATTCGCCCTGGTTGTCATTGATCTGCATAGCGCGTTCAATAATGGCCATAGCTTCGTCAGATAAAGGTACTCTGTGTTCATTGTTGGTCTTGCTGCGTGAGGCTGGCAGCGTCCAAACTCTTTCTTTGAAGTCGATTTCGTCAACGCGCATTTCTCGACCTTCGGCTGAACGACAAGCTGTCAAACAAAGAAAACAGGCTGCCAGATTGGGAATATCATTGATGGCCTTCAAACGCCTATAAAGTTTACTGATAGATTGCCAAGGATAGGCCTTGCGATGGGTTGTCTTGGAAATGATAGAAGGCTTAGGCAATAGGTTTTCAAGAAAACCATCCCATTTTGCGGGGTTGTCTCCCTTAAACCAACCACGAGCCTGCGCGTATTTGAAAACACGATCAAGCAAGCCTTGCAGCTTTGCCCCTGTGATGGTTTTTTCATACCAGATTGATTTTAATAAGGTCAGAATATCATCTGAGGTAATGGATTGAATGCCTCGCCCCTCAAAGACAGGATAGGCATAGTTTGTAAGTAATCCCTCTATTTCACCTTTTGTTTTCTTACCGTTCCACTGTTTAGAGCGCGCATCAATATAATCTTTTGCTACATCTTCAAAAAGTTTGCGGTTCTTTTTAATCTCAAGCCGACCAGCGCGCTTTTGTTGTAAAGGGTCTAATTCATCCTTTAACATCGCCCTGCTTTGCCTTGCGAGCTCTCTGGCTTTATCCAAAGTAATATCTGGCAATGATCCAAGGCCTAACATTCTAACCTTGCCCGTAGTAGGACTTTTGAACCGAAAGACCCATGCACGCGAATTGCCCCGAATATTTAAATAAAGATTGCCCCCGTCTGCGTGCATCCCTTCTTTTAACCGATTGATCTTTTTTTCTGATAGTTGATTGGGAACTAATCGAGGCATTTTCTGATACTCTGGTTCGTAGATGTATAAACGGTGTATATGGTAGTAGAATAACCTATTCTACGATAATACCATAAAATCACAGTTAAATCAATACTTATAGTGTTTTAATCGATACATTTGTATTACTTAACGTATATTATAACGACAGAAAAAATCATCATTTTTCTTTTAACGAACAACTAAAAATAAAAAACACCAACATCAAACCAGAAAAGCTATTTCAAAGCCTAAACAACTAATTGTAATGAAAATTATCAATATTCTTTGAAATACAAAAC from the Commensalibacter oyaizuii genome contains:
- a CDS encoding M23 family metallopeptidase, which encodes MIISPPFLPDGDVNQSQSIDDFVDGLMGRIDRGKFPVSSHLRWHGGVHLQAPESDEKSVRLINRVPVRAIADGKVLYVRQPTPEVKDPHPLNNMGKGGWCDDGCVVIQHDTEIGEDLAVTFYSIYMHLKSIEATVTTGSEIHRKGKLGQAGQIYGNEGLIHFEIVADEANTKKFLGDLAFSAPSYYTNQYQCEEKFRAQNGRTDACFGSMYFFVPKFIPLFDKPDILSPSIVRQTTVDLTQRNYTPFSEQKTVDITQTEPEEALISRPTPITVGQHMYVEMAFDKGKCTFTSYDEDGKQIGDPVVTQGDSRYKDAVHEYNLYQASLKLYPSKPTAGFELLRFGRVIGDEDFAATESITHFRRIQTPQGVFWIDLNNKNIKKYSDADFPYWKGWGVVNDDTKPTDGRSDSAIINKMIQENWQKKSISAQLLFLTPTANRNVDTDYNEKTYKEKSELLDAELDTKMGKLFCKFPTEWQTSDFDTRYDWVKKEIFDNNEEQFQDFKKHAEALAFWEKAGLTLDKNHWHFPPVEFIKHFRKCAWLSEGEFKQTFVPYVEQKSKWYPTGIKRASDLLGSLRVNLNKSFRKYCINTPLRMAGFLANAFEETIWMTTLEEKSSYWYQPWGGRGILQLTHPENYATYWKFLGKTISNDFKSYQTAYGKIAHMKGNDVRKEKMKVMQDANYPNLAEYHTLRKRISNKELEDPTDSSGFYWVSRSTSISKYADEPQQLEAVLVGTKAYYRSPSFWKVANVVNYGSYSSSRTQYGTSINGFPERCCGYTNCLLVLTELKFPDGKEKLEIPKGWKQRDIHGNDPK
- a CDS encoding type VI secretion system Vgr family protein, which codes for MGMFDVVDDATKALLTGKGFGVSGAGHNRYHLSITGCHSDIDIQDFHGVEKLSEPFSYQIRFTSIDPTITPQDVLNCPAKFFFQSPSDLEPQRRVYGVITGFSKLGSSKDQTFYQVTLEPRLALLRKTQYTSIFQNQSIPQIVEKVLRDRHGFEGQDFHFDLTHTYPAHEQDMQYKETDYDFIARKLAWDGIWYRFDMDSRLDLDVIVFSDDQSKYVFGNSLPVRSPAGSGMNDKGILSVWGLEVHHQVVQAGAKVKDYNYRTANATQNSETDSWQPDNTTYGVPYHYGDRYLERGTDIDPEIETGSFHARLHNERYKNNKIRITGFTNDPSLYPGKVLDLEGGSTDPALKDGFLIVSTTNSGSRNGKYEMSFEAIPYRDQIGFRPKLLTRPHIAGTIPARVSSTEKFDTYSHIDEMGRYKVQFDFDLDTWDKGKESLWVRLAKPYSGGTYGFHWPLLDGTEVAIAFEDGDPDRPYIAYALHDSANGDHVTIQNYKRNVLRTPSNNKLRMEDERGKEHIKLSTEYGGKTQLNMGHLVDSSRQQRGEGFELRTDKWGAIRANNGIFISADGRQKASSSQLDMIEATGQLSSALNQAKQLKDAADASKATGLDTSNLMSLIEGAISMLQQASVLISAPAGIAQTTPSSIQHNAGRNVITTAGKDVSLNAKNNVTMAASNEISLFAHNKDLRAVAGYGKVELQAQDNQMNLDAKMDITLTSHDGKIQTFSPKEINLVCGEKCFIKITPDQVIMNAPDHIIHKTAVVIKKTPGSMPIDPPPMPQPKKMGDFNFSE
- a CDS encoding tyrosine-type recombinase/integrase, whose protein sequence is MPRLVPNQLSEKKINRLKEGMHADGGNLYLNIRGNSRAWVFRFKSPTTGKVRMLGLGSLPDITLDKARELARQSRAMLKDELDPLQQKRAGRLEIKKNRKLFEDVAKDYIDARSKQWNGKKTKGEIEGLLTNYAYPVFEGRGIQSITSDDILTLLKSIWYEKTITGAKLQGLLDRVFKYAQARGWFKGDNPAKWDGFLENLLPKPSIISKTTHRKAYPWQSISKLYRRLKAINDIPNLAACFLCLTACRSAEGREMRVDEIDFKERVWTLPASRSKTNNEHRVPLSDEAMAIIERAMQINDNQGEYVFQYNKKPIYDKAVLTAVKDAAQDKAMTLHGFRSSFRDWGSEVTQTSPEILEMSLGHTIKSKVEAAYRRGDMLDKRRILMNDWANYCKG